Part of the Plasmodium malariae genome assembly, chromosome: 9 genome is shown below.
tatatacgtacgtcATGATGTAGGCTTAATAgggaaaaaagataaaataaaacgaaataaatgaacatacataataaataaatatttggaaatatattaatgagaTAGTTGATACAAGAAGCTAACTTGAATTATTTTGAATTACTGAAGACTCCACCACTAGCGATACAGAGGGATAGGCATACAGGAACAGCacgaaaatatatgtatatgcaaacgattatacatatatatataaatatatgtacacatacatatacaagaacacccatacatatatatacacatagacacacatacgtacgcatagacatatatacgtacacatagacaaatatacgtacacatagacatatatacgcatacacACTTTTGTCCGTGAACGAGTGCCTAGATACCGTTTTTCACCCGTCACAATTAACGAAACAGGtacttaaaattaaagattGGACTTAATTTAATCTAGCTTAACTTaacttacttttttttttttttttttttttaatttcctcCATTACTGATATAAGCATTTGTTCgaataaaatgaaacacATAGAAAACTATCCCTATGATGAAAATGGCAAAgcacaatatataataaacagcaaaaaaaaaaatgttagtGCAAATAGTTCAAATAGTAATACCATTCATGAAAATTGTtcaaatggaaaaaataataaatctaATATTTTTAGGGATAATggcaaaagaaaaaataaaaatgtccTCGTAGGTAGTGCCTTAATAGCTGATAATCAAAATGAAAGAAGGAAtgttattaatgaaaaaagtaaaatggaaaataataCAATCAATGGGGAATCTACGCCATATATGCAGAAAAACAATTTAATTAACGAGGAGGAAAATGAACCGATCAGTAGACAGCTAAGTTTGGAGGGCCCACATAAATACAGCAGTACCATtagcagtagcagtagcagtaacagtaacagtaacagtaacagtaacagtaacagtaacagtaacagtaacagtaacagtaacagtaacagtaacagtaacagtaacagtagCAGTAACAGTAGCAGTAACAGTAGCAGTAACAGTagcagtaacagtaacatCGGTTTGAATGTTTTACATAATGAGAAATTGAACGAGGTGGAGAAAAGGGCAGATGTATGCGAACTTACAATATTACGAAACCATGAAAATTTAAGTGAATATACAACAATAAATGTCAATGGAGGACTATACAACATGAATGCAGATCATTCCAACAATCTCATGCTAAACCATATCCTTAAGAAATCAAATGGAATAatccataaaaaaaaaaaaaaaaaaaaaaaaatttatttcggatgtaaatgttttaaataatgaagatGAAGAATATATGAGTTGTACTAACATTTCAGAGCACAgtaatatatcaaaaaatagtGTTAATGCTAATTtggatagaaaaaaaagcgaAATGGACTATAGCACACCGCGCATCTTAAATACACCAaacaatagtaatataaaGCGAATGCAAAAAATCCAGgttgatgaaaataaagacAGTGGTaaggataatttttttgaactgacgagaaaaatatatgaggAAATTCCAAAATGCCATTTCGGAcctgaaaaaattaatgaaaaatggaGCGACCGAAGGAATCATAATGCCTTCAATAGCGGATGCACTCAAAAtagaggaaaaaagaaatccaCCACTGACAGTGGTAGTAACAGAAGTGGTAGTAACGGTAGCAGTAGGGGCAGTATTGGTAACAGCAGCGGAAGTGGAAGCCGCGTAAATTACTCTATAAAGAGAAATGCAAAAAACATGCTAATAAGCAACACAGAGGATATAATAATGTGCGTTGATAATGACGTTGCTGGGAAGGGAAGCTTAGGTGTAGTGAATAATGAGGTTGGCAGCACACAGAAGAATAAGTGTGGATTATCTGGAAGTGAAAATGctaataaaaatgagaagTATTACTTAAATCATGATGCTGAGGCAAAAAACAGTATAACCAATAATACGAATAATGACTATCTTTTTGCAACCACAAATAACTTTAGTGATGccatgaacatatatatctgCTCAAATAACAGCATTACAACATATAATAGTAACGTGAACTTTAATGGTAATGCTAGTGATGCCCCATATGAGAATATGCAAACCTTTTATAGAGAAGAAGAACCCCTTTCTAGTTACAGTAGAGACAGAATAAATAATCCTAGTGAGTCTGTCTATAATTCTACtagtaatataaatgataagaGCAAAGATATTAATTACCCAAATCTGAGTAGAGATAAAACAACTAGAACTCCACTGCCCATATGGCAAATGAACTCTGAGTACAATAACAAATTCAATGATATTAAATGCAATAATTTTCAGTCGTTTAGTAGTTcaaatacttttaaaaaatgcaaatCGGATTTATTACAGGTAGGAAATTTACACGTACCTAATCAGTGTAACGTTCAATACAGCGATAATATGAGAACTCAAATTAATCAAAACAATTCTAGAGAAATGGAAACGCAAAAAATGAATGACCATATCGAAACAAAAACAGACAGGGAGAGATACTATATATCAAAACATAATTGTTCAAACAGTACAAAAATAAGAAGGTTAAAagaatttgaaaatttactTTTCGAATTAAATGGAATGAAAACGAACTTGAGTATACATAACGACGTTTATAAAAAGTACATGAATGATGTATTTAAGAAcgataattttgttattaacACCTCAATGGTTAGGAGTAATGAAGATAAAATTGTTGACACAACGTTAGAACGTACTAATGAGGAGAATAACGTAAATGGAGGAATAAATAAAGCAGGAAATAACTATGCAAAGTGCGAATATGATTGGGTACAAAACTTTTTACATGATGATACAAATAGCACAGAagatatgaacaaaaaaaaaaatttcagaaAAAACAGCAATAATGCATATGAAGTGAATTGTACAAATGATGCAAAAGATGCTGATAATATAAATCAAGAAAATTCGAAGATTTGTTCACCTAATTTTAGTGGCATACTAAAGGGTAACAGTGTCATTgatacaaatgaaaaaaaagacatgaaaaataaaaaaaaaaacaatacaaCAAATGGGGAGGGTGTTACATTAACTAAATTGGAAAATCAAGataacataaattatatgaataaggttatcaataaatacataaagcATTCAAATGATTTTAACAATATGAACAgcatgaaaaatataagcgTACATGTACACAATTCCGAAGGTGTTATTATAGGATTACTGGATGACAAAATTGATGCTGTTAGTGTGAAAAACCATGTAAATAATCATTACAATGGAGAACATATTTTCAACGTGAATGAAAACTGTAACTCGTATGATTCGTCCAACAACtgttacaataataatactcCTTCctatgtaaaaaatgaaaataaagagagtaagaaaaatgataaaagtgaaaaaacaaattcgAGCACACGAATTGAAGGAGAAAAAACACCTTTCCATTATCATGAGGAATGGATGAAATTAGTAAAGagagaaaaaacaaaaagtgcAACTAACCAccaaattatatatagaaacgAATATTATAACAGCAGTGAGGGAAATGATAAGAACAACTATATGGgttatgataaaaaaggcagctattcattttttttacacgatgaggaaaaaaaaaaggcatcGCTAAATTATGATTATAACAGCCCTACATTGGAGTGCAAGTGGAGTGGAAGTTTACAAGAAacgaagaaaagaaataatgattGGAAAAAAACAAGCGCGGATATAGGCCCTAAAACGAACAAAGAATTAGGTCCCCAAATCAGCGCAGAATTAGATCCCCAAACCAGCGCAGAATTAGATCCCCAAACTAGCGCAGAATTAAGTCTCAAAACAAGCGCAGAATTAAGTCTCAAAACAAATGCAGATATATGCCCAAATAATGGTGATAACAACgatgataattataacagTCTCACGGGCATTTATGGAAATAACTATATAACAACTGAGAATAAGCATGATAAGGGGGATTTAATTGACTTCAGTTCAGGGAATAACTTGACAAAAGGAGAGGACACAAGAATAGCAGGTGAATTGgtaagaacaaaaaataggGAAAACTGTGGAAATTGTTCaaattattcaaatttttcaaattatttaaattgttcaaatttttcaaattatttaaattgttcAAATTGTTCAAATTGTTCAAACTGTTCAAATTGTCCAAATTGTTCAAATTGTTCAAACTGTTCAAATTGTCCAAATTGTTCAAATTGTCCAAATTGTTCAAATTGTTCAAACTGTTCAAATTGTCCAAATTGTTCAAATTGTCCAAATTGTTCAAATTGTTCAAATTGTTCAAATTGTTCAagttattcaaaatattcaagatattcaaattattcaaactgtttatttacaaattatGGAGGTACCCATATTATGCTAGAACAACAATGTAATGACAAAAAATACATCAGAAATGATTTATATCCTGTAAATATCTCTTTtgagaaaaacaaaaaagagaaatcAACCCCGTCTAGTGAGGTAACTTATTACAGTACCAATAACAGTAGCAATAATAGTAATGCCACCACTGCTACTACTTCCACCACCGCTACTACTTCCACCAATTCTCCTACTACCACCAATGCTCCTACTATCACCAATGCTCCTACTACCACCAATGCTCCTACTACCACCAATGCTCCTACTACCACCAATGCTCCTACTACCACCAATGCTCCTACTATCACCAATGCTCCTACTATCACCAATGCTCCTACTATCACCAATGCTCCTACTACCACCACTGCTATCACTACTTCCACTTCTAACAACAACTGTAATAGGATGGACGTTGGAAAAATCATGTGCAAGAACGaaaattctaatttttatattaatggaaattacaataataacGAAGAGGGACATGGGAAAAATGCAGGTAGTGCAACGAAGTGGACacataatattaatacacTTGGAGGAGGTGttaattttagtaaatgTAATGAACTACAGAATGACGAAAtacactttaaaaaaaaaaggagtgaAGAAAggataagtaaaaatataggtGATCAATTAAGTAGTAGCATTAATTCAGATAGTGAGTTGAACGTGTGCGCGAGAGGCGACAACATGGAGTTTTTCGACAATTCTAATGGTAATAATAGTGGTAGTATTAGCACTACTGGTATATTTGGTAGTAGCAATAATAGAAACAGAAGCAGTAACATCAACAGGAACAGCAGTAGTAATGGTAATAGTAATGGCAGTAATAATGACAGTAGTAATGGCAGTAATAATGACAGTAGTAATGGCAGTAATAATGACAGAAATAATGGCAGTAATAATGACAGTAATAATGACAgtaataagaaataatgacAGTAATAATGACAGAAATAATGACAGTAATAATGACAGAAATAATGACAGTAATAATGACAGAAATAATGACAGTAATAATGACAGTAATAATGACAGAAATAATGACAGTAGTAATAGCGCCCTTGGTGCTTATAACACGAACGGTGAGCGCACATACCTCTGTACGAACTTTAATAAGTACAACACTACTGATGGAGGGAATGGTGCCAGTcatgaaaataatacatttaatcAACGAGAAATcgataataatagtaatgatGTTAAGAATAATGCAAAATATTCCTTTGGGGATGGTAGCAGTATCAACGGGGTATATAACGCCTTTACAATAAAGCATAAggagaataaaaattttaactgtACTGCTAATGAGGTTGAAAATtcgaaaaatatgaacagtgCAGGTAAAAATATACCAATTTATCAGAATTCTTTAATTATTAAGAGGGATAGTTATTATGACAGTGCAAATAGACCAAATATTGATAGTGAAAAATGCGCTGATGAGGTAATCGGGTACTATAGTAAAGGAGGAAGTACAGGTAAAGTTTTCACTTCAATTAACAGAGTAGAGAAAAACATGAATATCTcaaattttggaaaaaattatgacaAAACGGATGAAAGTAATTGGAGCAATAACATACACACGAATGTGaatgtaaatgtaaatgtaaatacGAAGAACACTAACGAGTGTTGCAAAAATGAGGATGATTGGGAAGAGGAGGAGGAACatgatgaagaagaagaCACAGTAGCAGCAGAAGCAGCAATAGCAGtagtggaaaaaaaattaacagcAATTGGGGGCACAGGTAAAATTTTTGATTTGAAAAATGACTACAAGTGGAACTACGAACGTTTAATATATCCtgaacatataaattttaaaagggCTTTTTTCTTTAACTTTAAAAAggacatatatatttatggggccaaaaagaataattttattattccagataaaatctttaaaatatgtaataacgAAATTGCCGTAATAAATACTAGTGGGGCAACACCTCagttatatattagaatttATCTTGTAcatgatatatatgaaaattcgCTAAGTGATATTAAATcgtacaaatataataaagacAAAGCGAGTGAAGAATTGAATCCTACCtactgtaataatatatataattttaaacataaaaattatagcaCATTATATGAGCAAAATGACTATCTCAAGGATTATACTACATATAATAGAAGTATATTTAAAGGGGATAGAAAGAACGAAAGTGTAGAGAACAAATGTGTATACATTTTGGGATGCAAAGAAAAACGAGTACTTGacttatatagaatatataaactCGATTTAAGTAACTTTGAGTGggaagaaattaaaattacataCAATAGATTATTAAATGTGTCAAGAGAAGATTTctccataatttttattaataactccttgtatatatatggtgGTGtcatattgaaaaaaaataagtggGTAAGTTGTGATGAATTCTGGAAATgcaatttgaaaaaaagaaaatggaaAATGCTTACGCTAAGGGAAAAAGGGGGAATGAAGAAGCAGGAAAAGCAGGAAATGCAGGAAATGCAGGAAATGCAGGAAATGCAGGAAATGCAGGAAAAGCAGGAACAGAAGGAACAGCAGGAAAAGCAGGAAAAAACATACGATTTGTATTATGACACTAACTTGTCATCCCCACTCAATCATTTTATAAGTTTAAACAATTCGGGTAATAATCTCGGTGGAAGTACTAAATTGGACGAACATAATAAAACTGGCAGTAATTATCATGCTGATAGATGTGATGAAAATGAGTGTAATGATACTGCTAAAGGGGGAAGTGTTAATCAGACATGTAGGAAGGACCAAAAAGAAAGTATAAAGAGCAACAACGATGGAGTGACAAAAGATGGTAAGGATGAAAATTCATCCATATTAATGAATGTTCGCTTTGTAGAAAGATATCCATCCAGCAGAGCATGCCATTTGTGTGTTTTCTATCAAAATAAGATTTACATTCATGGAGGTACTAATTTAACAGAAGAAATGGAcgatttttatttctttgatatgggaaaaaaaaaatggtttGAAATAATTCAGGATGGACAAATCTATCCTTCCAAAAGATATGGTCATTCTGGgtatatcataaaaaataaattatatatatatggtggGTTTACGAAATATCTCAGCTGTAATGTTGTATATAATGACTTTTTTGAATatgattttgaaaaaaacacgtggaaacaaatatttacagTGGATGATTTATGCTATTTAAAAAGTGAACTAAAGAATGAACAACAAATTTTTTCCCGATTCCTACAATTACTcgtgttaaaaaatttttataaaaataaattattaaatcgTCTAAACTCCAGGAAGAAATATAAtgacataaaaaaaactcTCCCTACTgatgatgaaaatattaaaagggACACTTCCACCAATTTTAGTAACGATAAAGACGCAAAAGTAAATTTAGGCAATCATGAAAGAGAATATGTTCAagtgcaaaaaaaagaaatactgaaaaaagaaagagacTACAGTAGAAAAGAAATCTATCAACAGAAAAACAACTTcgaaatgtatatacaccATAAGTATGACAGCACGTTCGTCGAATGTAAAAATTTGCCTCTTATggagaaaaataatactacCATTAGCAGCAGCATTAACGGTATTTCTGAATCGGGCTTTTTCGACCATTCTAATTGTACCACTGatggaaatatattaaatgggggtaataatattttcaaagaaaaggaacaagtaaaattaaaactttacgataattttttgtccataaaaaatttaggCTACTGTGATGATATAATAATGCCTTATAACATCTTCAGAAATAAGTGCCTTTATTATGACAGTTCATTATACTTGATTGGTGGATGCGGTATTGACAATAATTTGCACAAAAACACAATCATTAATATAGATAACTTTATCTATTAtgataacttttttaaaattaaaatagacAATTCGTACACAGATTTTATGCtgcattatttattttatatggatgcatttttttttgaatttattgaAAAGGTGAGAATTGCCACGTTTAAATATTCAGGACTGGATCAAAAAAATGAGTGGGCGTGTTACACAAACGATGAGGAGGAATATGAAGACGATAAAAATGtagataaaaatgaagataaaaatgtagataaaaatgaagataaaaatgtagataaaaatgaagataaaaatgtagataaaaatgaagataaaaatgaagataaaaatgcagataaaaaggaagataaaaatgaagataaaaatGCAGATAAAAAGGAAGATAAAAATGTAGATAAAAATGTAGATAAAAATGCAGATAAAAAGGAAGATAAAAATGCAGATAAAAAGGACGACGAAAATCAGGAGTTATACACAGTGCACAATTTAACACAGAATGATGCaactttaaaaaagtatgatTTGTTCAGAAATAATTCTCAAACAGAAAAGGACACCACTTTTTTCGATGACATACgctcaaatataaaaatgattgaTGACGaattaaatgatattatgtttatgaatattacaccagaaaaagaaaaagataatagggaaaacttttttaataaggGAAACGACcaaaatattagaaaaataaaagaatatgtcTCTAATAATAACATGCACAAGTCAGCAAATAAAAAGTTGgggaatatatttttattggctcaaaataaaaaaatatgtgaattgttaatatttttatttgactTATATGACAACGTATATTGCAGGGGTAAAAAGGTGCAAAAGGtcgtaaaaattaataaaaaaaaagatgatatTATAAgcattcaaaataaaaatagtttgCGCGATAATTTATTCGAAAAAAAAGGCACAGAACAAAACAAGCACATTCCTTCGTATTATTTGCTCACAAGTAAAAGTGAAATAAAGACAAAAATAAGTGACACTGCATTTTCAAAAGTAGAACAAAATGGGAACAAGCCTTTTCAATTTCAGTCTAGTGAGATGGATCTTcacaaggaaaaaaataatgcatttCAGAGGTATGGAGTAGGTGAAAAAAACATTGGTAGTAGTAGCAATAGCGGAAGTAGTAGAAGTCGTAACAATAGCAGCAATCGTAGCAGTCGCAGCAATCATAGCAACCGTAGAAGTTGTGAACACGATGGCAAGGAACTACTCAAAAATACTCTTGATGATGCCACGATAAAGCAGCACAGTGAAGACAAAAggtatgaaaatgaaaatgaaaataaaaatgacaaTGTACATACGAACGCTAATTTACGTAATTATGTACAAGgtaataaagaatatatgtatataaacgTACACAGTGAAAACATACGAAATAATAGTGTAAATTATTGTGGTAATAcctataatgaaaaagatgaTGAGCTTTTTCGTGAATTCAAAAAAgagaacaataaaataaattgcaACAGTGTTTGCAGTGGGAAATTTTATATCCATGATGGCAGTTATATCGATGATGGTAGTTATAAGAACAGTGTCAACTATAACCATAACAACTGCACCCAGAAAAACCCCATTTCTTATGATACTAATGGGGAAATTCATTTCAGAGAAAACTTTAGGAACAATTACAAGAGAGAAAAGGATGACATTCCATATGAAAGCCCCTTAGTTTTTAATAACAGCATAACAAGAGAAAAGAGATGTATGCAAAATTGCAATATTGTTGGTTTAAATGATGAAACAGAGGGCCTGAATATTATTccgaaaaatgtaaattttggATCTGAAATAGGGAGCAGTTACAACGATAAAAAGGATAATGACgcgaataataataacagcaaTTATAACAATGTTTGTAATAATAGTTTTTATACCAGTAGTGTTCATAACAGCAGTGTTCATAACAGCAGTGTTCATAACAGCAGTGTTCATAACAGCAGTGATCATAATAGCAGTGGGCATAATAGCAGTGGTCATAGCAGCAATAGTCATAACAGCAATGGTCATAATAGCTGTGTACACAGTAGTAGTGTCGATAACACCATTTATAacaattttcatataaaaaatgcaaattttGATTATTACTGTAATAATCAAGGGGACAGCTTAAacaaaaggaataaaaacgACTGCTCTTACCACTATAACAGCTCCAATGTAGAAGATGAAATAATTGCGAATGCAGAAAAGATGAATAATATAGATTTTTATAACTACTATGAAAATAGTTTTAGAACTGAGGAATACTTGAGTACAAGCCAAATGCATTTAAATATGGAAAAGTCCataatatacaattatttagaaaattttaatgaattaaatgatgaaaaatatgcagttaaaatgaaaataagaaaaaatgatatcTATAAATtgatttatacatatacaaaaagTGTAGagatacaaaataatatatatttaagaaaaattgaaaaattagaAGAACAAGTTAGGGACCTCTTGGAAGAGAATAATCCCATAGacaaatatgataaaataatggaaaaagaagaagaggaagaaaatgaaaaaaaaaaaaaaaaaatggaatattacatatttaatgaaataaattttgaaaaattaaaaaatgaacacatttatttaagaaaaaaattacaatatttttatcatataacaaatatatatggcatcaaaatacaaaaacaagatctatatatacacattcttgaaaataaatatgaatatttaatgaactgtttattgaaattaaaatatgttttattaaaagcAGGTATAAATGATGATATTAGTAAGTTTTTTTAtgaagataatttttttgttcatgaaaaaaataacaataattc
Proteins encoded:
- the PmUG01_09040800 gene encoding conserved Plasmodium protein, unknown function, with the protein product MKHIENYPYDENGKAQYIINSKKKNVSANSSNSNTIHENCSNGKNNKSNIFRDNGKRKNKNVLVGSALIADNQNERRNVINEKSKMENNTINGESTPYMQKNNLINEEENEPISRQLSLEGPHKYSSTISSSSSSNSNSNSNSNSNSNSNSNSNSNSNSNSNSNSSSNSSSNSSSNSSSNSNIGLNVLHNEKLNEVEKRADVCELTILRNHENLSEYTTINVNGGLYNMNADHSNNLMLNHILKKSNGIIHKKKKFISDVNVLNNEDEEYMSCTNISEHSNISKNSVNANLDRKKSEMDYSTPRILNTPNNSNIKRMQKIQVDENKDSGKDNFFELTRKIYEEIPKCHFGPEKINEKWSDRRNHNAFNSGCTQNRGKKKSTTDSGSNRSGSNGSSRGSIGNSSGSGSRVNYSIKRNAKNMLISNTEDIIMCVDNDVAGKGSLGVVNNEVGSTQKNKCGLSGSENANKNEKYYLNHDAEAKNSITNNTNNDYLFATTNNFSDAMNIYICSNNSITTYNSNVNFNGNASDAPYENMQTFYREEEPLSSYSRDRINNPSESVYNSTSNINDKSKDINYPNLSRDKTTRTPLPIWQMNSEYNNKFNDIKCNNFQSFSSSNTFKKCKSDLLQVGNLHVPNQCNVQYSDNMRTQINQNNSREMETQKMNDHIETKTDRERYYISKHNCSNSTKIRRLKEFENLLFELNGMKTNLSIHNDVYKKYMNDVFKNDNFVINTSMVRSNEDKIVDTTLERTNEENNVNGGINKAGNNYAKCEYDWVQNFLHDDTNSTEDMNKKKNFRKNSNNAYEVNCTNDAKDADNINQENSKICSPNFSGILKGNSVIDTNEKKDMKNKKKNNTTNGEGVTLTKLENQDNINYMNKVINKYIKHSNDFNNMNSMKNISVHVHNSEGVIIGLLDDKIDAVSVKNHVNNHYNGEHIFNVNENCNSYDSSNNCYNNNTPSYVKNENKESKKNDKSEKTNSSTRIEGEKTPFHYHEEWMKLVKREKTKSATNHQIIYRNEYYNSSEGNDKNNYMGYDKKGSYSFFLHDEEKKKASLNYDYNSPTLECKWSGSLQETKKRNNDWKKTSADIGPKTNKELGPQISAELDPQTSAELDPQTSAELSLKTSAELSLKTNADICPNNGDNNDDNYNSLTGIYGNNYITTENKHDKGDLIDFSSGNNLTKGEDTRIAGELVRTKNRENCGNCSNYSNFSNYLNCSNFSNYLNCSNCSNCSNCSNCPNCSNCSNCSNCPNCSNCPNCSNCSNCSNCPNCSNCPNCSNCSNCSNCSSYSKYSRYSNYSNCLFTNYGGTHIMLEQQCNDKKYIRNDLYPVNISFEKNKKEKSTPSSEVTYYSTNNSSNNSNATTATTSTTATTSTNSPTTTNAPTITNAPTTTNAPTTTNAPTTTNAPTTTNAPTITNAPTITNAPTITNAPTTTTAITTSTSNNNCNRMDVGKIMCKNENSNFYINGNYNNNEEGHGKNAGSATKWTHNINTLGGGVNFSKCNELQNDEIHFKKKRSEERISKNIGDQLSSSINSDSELNVCARGDNMEFFDNSNGNNSGSISTTGIFGSSNNRNRSSNINRNSSSNGNSNGSNNDSSNGSNNDSIIRNNDSNNDRNNDSNNDRNNDSNNDRNNDSNNDSNNDRNNDSSNSALGAYNTNGERTYLCTNFNKYNTTDGGNGASHENNTFNQREIDNNSNDVKNNAKYSFGDGSSINGVYNAFTIKHKENKNFNCTANEVENSKNMNSAGKNIPIYQNSLIIKRDSYYDSANRPNIDSEKCADEVIGYYSKGGSTGKVFTSINRVEKNMNISNFGKNYDKTDESNWSNNIHTNVNVNVNVNTKNTNECCKNEDDWEEEEEHDEEEDTVAAEAAIAVVEKKLTAIGGTGKIFDLKNDYKWNYERLIYPEHINFKRAFFFNFKKDIYIYGAKKNNFIIPDKIFKICNNEIAVINTSGATPQLYIRIYLVHDIYENSLSDIKSYKYNKDKASEELNPTYCNNIYNFKHKNYSTLYEQNDYLKDYTTYNRSIFKGDRKNESVENKCVYILGCKEKRVLDLYRIYKLDLSNFEWEEIKITYNRLLNVSREDFSIIFINNSLYIYGGVILKKNKWVSCDEFWKCNLKKRKWKMLTLREKGGMKKQEKQEMQEMQEMQEMQEMQEKQEQKEQQEKQEKTYDLYYDTNLSSPLNHFISLNNSGNNLGGSTKLDEHNKTGSNYHADRCDENECNDTAKGGSVNQTCRKDQKESIKSNNDGVTKDGKDENSSILMNVRFVERYPSSRACHLCVFYQNKIYIHGGTNLTEEMDDFYFFDMGKKKWFEIIQDGQIYPSKRYGHSGYIIKNKLYIYGGFTKYLSCNVVYNDFFEYDFEKNTWKQIFTVDDLCYLKSELKNEQQIFSRFLQLLVLKNFYKNKLLNRLNSRKKYNDIKKTLPTDDENIKRDTSTNFSNDKDAKVNLGNHEREYVQVQKKEILKKERDYSRKEIYQQKNNFEMYIHHKYDSTFVECKNLPLMEKNNTTISSSINGISESGFFDHSNCTTDGNILNGGNNIFKEKEQVKLKLYDNFLSIKNLGYCDDIIMPYNIFRNKCLYYDSSLYLIGGCGIDNNLHKNTIINIDNFIYYDNFFKIKIDNSYTDFMLHYLFYMDAFFFEFIEKVRIATFKYSGLDQKNEWACYTNDEEEYEDDKNVDKNEDKNVDKNEDKNVDKNEDKNVDKNEDKNEDKNADKKEDKNEDKNADKKEDKNVDKNVDKNADKKEDKNADKKDDENQELYTVHNLTQNDATLKKYDLFRNNSQTEKDTTFFDDIRSNIKMIDDELNDIMFMNITPEKEKDNRENFFNKGNDQNIRKIKEYVSNNNMHKSANKKLGNIFLLAQNKKICELLIFLFDLYDNVYCRGKKVQKVVKINKKKDDIISIQNKNSLRDNLFEKKGTEQNKHIPSYYLLTSKSEIKTKISDTAFSKVEQNGNKPFQFQSSEMDLHKEKNNAFQRYGVGEKNIGSSSNSGSSRSRNNSSNRSSRSNHSNRRSCEHDGKELLKNTLDDATIKQHSEDKRYENENENKNDNVHTNANLRNYVQGNKEYMYINVHSENIRNNSVNYCGNTYNEKDDELFREFKKENNKINCNSVCSGKFYIHDGSYIDDGSYKNSVNYNHNNCTQKNPISYDTNGEIHFRENFRNNYKREKDDIPYESPLVFNNSITREKRCMQNCNIVGLNDETEGLNIIPKNVNFGSEIGSSYNDKKDNDANNNNSNYNNVCNNSFYTSSVHNSSVHNSSVHNSSVHNSSDHNSSGHNSSGHSSNSHNSNGHNSCVHSSSVDNTIYNNFHIKNANFDYYCNNQGDSLNKRNKNDCSYHYNSSNVEDEIIANAEKMNNIDFYNYYENSFRTEEYLSTSQMHLNMEKSIIYNYLENFNELNDEKYAVKMKIRKNDIYKLIYTYTKSVEIQNNIYLRKIEKLEEQVRDLLEENNPIDKYDKIMEKEEEEENEKKKKKMEYYIFNEINFEKLKNEHIYLRKKLQYFYHITNIYGIKIQKQDLYIHILENKYEYLMNCLLKLKYVLLKAGINDDISKFFYEDNFFVHEKNNNNSYNDGNNNVMCTNEYIWGNTTTHQVNCRSYL